The proteins below are encoded in one region of Aequorivita iocasae:
- a CDS encoding DUF5723 family protein, with protein sequence MRYLFTFILSLLGFFAISQNKQILYGFDDVPQSLMLNPGSKVTQQKHFGIPFLSQIHFNGGSSGVSVYDIFKDGNDNINDRITQKLFEMKNTDFFTATQQLELLNFGWRAKNEIYFSGGIYQEFDFISYFPKDLAILAWEGNRDYLDYQFDLGEISTTGDFLTVYHFGLNKQITNKLTVGARLKVYSSMFSYRSVNNSGTFTTRLGDESSENIYEHTVENADVSVETSGYASLRDLDGASQVTNEILGRAFFGGNIGVGVDLGFNYDINDAWTLTGSAQDVGAIFHSKDVESYRAHGTYTLDGINLIFPPLSEGDSTFPYYDDLEDEIEREIPIDTLTNSYTQFRPVKINAGISYGFGRFSVSGECDCLNKGGGTLHKQNVGLQFYSIFRPKGPQMAGTLFYHRRITNYLSAKATYTVDSYSFSNVGLGVSAAIGNVNFYLAADNLIRYGNLAKAKSVSLQLGFNIIIDEE encoded by the coding sequence ATGCGATACTTATTTACCTTTATACTATCCCTCTTGGGCTTTTTTGCTATTTCCCAAAACAAGCAGATTCTTTATGGTTTTGATGACGTGCCCCAATCCTTGATGCTCAATCCCGGAAGCAAAGTTACTCAGCAAAAACATTTTGGAATCCCGTTTTTGTCCCAAATTCATTTTAACGGAGGCTCCTCGGGCGTATCGGTTTATGATATTTTTAAAGATGGAAATGATAATATCAACGACCGTATTACACAAAAGCTATTTGAAATGAAGAATACGGATTTCTTTACTGCAACACAACAATTGGAGCTTCTAAATTTTGGTTGGCGCGCAAAGAATGAAATTTACTTTTCAGGTGGAATTTATCAAGAGTTTGATTTTATTTCCTATTTCCCAAAAGATCTTGCCATATTGGCTTGGGAAGGAAATAGAGATTATTTGGATTACCAATTTGATTTGGGAGAGATTAGTACCACCGGCGATTTTTTGACGGTTTACCACTTTGGCCTAAACAAGCAAATAACCAATAAACTAACAGTAGGTGCTCGTTTAAAAGTATATTCTAGCATGTTCAGTTATCGGAGCGTCAACAATTCTGGAACTTTTACAACCCGATTGGGTGATGAAAGTTCAGAAAACATTTATGAACATACGGTGGAAAATGCTGATGTATCTGTAGAAACTTCTGGTTATGCTTCTCTGCGCGATTTGGATGGCGCTTCGCAGGTAACTAATGAAATATTGGGCAGGGCCTTTTTTGGAGGAAACATTGGGGTAGGGGTTGATCTAGGGTTTAATTACGACATAAACGATGCTTGGACTCTTACAGGGAGTGCCCAGGACGTTGGCGCTATTTTTCATTCAAAAGATGTTGAGAGTTATCGCGCCCATGGAACTTATACATTAGATGGGATAAACCTAATTTTTCCGCCTTTGAGCGAGGGAGACTCCACGTTTCCCTATTATGACGACCTTGAAGATGAGATAGAGCGTGAAATTCCCATAGATACTCTCACCAATTCATATACCCAGTTCCGGCCCGTAAAAATTAATGCGGGTATAAGTTACGGCTTTGGTAGGTTTAGTGTTTCCGGTGAGTGTGATTGTTTAAATAAGGGCGGAGGTACACTTCATAAGCAAAATGTAGGGTTGCAATTCTATTCAATCTTTAGACCTAAAGGACCGCAAATGGCCGGCACACTTTTTTATCATAGAAGAATTACAAACTATCTTTCTGCAAAAGCAACATATACGGTAGATTCCTATTCCTTTTCAAATGTAGGTTTAGGTGTTTCCGCAGCTATTGGCAATGTCAATTTTTATCTCGCGGCAGACAATCTTATAAGGTATGGCAACTTGGCAAAAGCAAAAAGTGTATCTTTACAGTTAGGCTTTAACATAATAATTGACGAGGAATGA
- a CDS encoding replication-associated recombination protein A, with translation MNAPLAERIRPTTLESYLSQQHLVGPKGSLTSQLGTGMIPSMIFWGPPGTGKTTLANIIANESGRPFYTLSAVDSGVAAVREVIEKAKKSDTLFSTKNPILFIDEIHRFSKSQQDSLLGAVEKGWITLIGATTENPSFEVIPALLSRCQVYVLEPFSREDLEALLKRALNEDEILSQKNVTLKETEAIIRLSGGDARKLLNILELVVLSEKEGKIIITNELVMQKAQKNTVLYDKTGEQHYDIISAFIKSIRGSDPNAAVYWLARMIEGGEDIKFIARRMVILASEDIGMANPNALLLATSTFQAVNTIGYPEARIILSQCAIYLATSPKSNASYKAIGEAQHTVRQTGDLSVPLSIRNAPTKLMKQLGYGKEYEYAHNYEGNFVPHEFLPEEIKGTTFYKPGNNPKENTLKNYLKQLWKDKYDF, from the coding sequence ATGAACGCACCCCTCGCCGAACGGATCCGCCCCACAACTCTCGAGAGCTATTTAAGCCAGCAGCATTTAGTAGGGCCCAAAGGTTCACTTACATCACAATTGGGTACCGGAATGATTCCCTCCATGATTTTTTGGGGACCACCAGGAACTGGAAAGACCACACTTGCAAATATAATTGCAAATGAAAGTGGCAGACCGTTTTATACCCTAAGTGCTGTAGACAGCGGTGTTGCAGCAGTTCGGGAAGTAATTGAAAAAGCTAAAAAAAGCGATACACTATTTTCTACTAAAAATCCAATTTTATTTATTGACGAAATTCATCGTTTCAGTAAATCGCAGCAGGATTCGCTGTTGGGTGCTGTAGAAAAGGGCTGGATTACTTTAATTGGAGCTACTACCGAAAATCCAAGTTTTGAAGTAATCCCTGCTTTGCTATCTCGCTGTCAGGTATATGTTCTGGAACCTTTTAGTCGTGAGGATTTGGAAGCATTACTTAAAAGAGCTTTAAACGAAGACGAAATTCTTTCACAAAAAAATGTAACCTTAAAGGAAACAGAAGCAATCATAAGGCTTTCTGGGGGTGATGCCCGAAAGCTTTTAAATATTTTAGAGTTGGTAGTTCTTTCAGAAAAAGAAGGTAAAATTATCATAACCAACGAGCTTGTGATGCAAAAGGCGCAGAAAAATACTGTGCTTTATGACAAAACTGGAGAGCAGCATTACGATATTATTTCGGCATTTATAAAATCCATTCGAGGCAGCGATCCGAACGCAGCAGTATACTGGCTAGCACGAATGATTGAAGGAGGTGAAGATATCAAGTTCATTGCCCGTAGAATGGTAATTTTAGCTTCCGAGGATATCGGCATGGCAAATCCAAATGCACTTTTACTAGCTACCAGTACCTTTCAGGCGGTAAATACCATTGGCTATCCCGAAGCGCGTATTATATTAAGCCAGTGTGCCATCTACTTGGCCACTTCGCCCAAAAGCAACGCTTCCTATAAAGCGATAGGTGAAGCACAACACACAGTTCGGCAAACGGGGGACCTATCAGTTCCTTTATCTATTAGAAACGCGCCCACAAAGTTAATGAAGCAATTGGGCTACGGAAAGGAATATGAATATGCCCACAATTACGAGGGCAATTTTGTTCCGCATGAGTTTTTGCCCGAAGAAATAAAAGGAACCACTTTTTACAAGCCTGGAAACAATCCCAAAGAAAACACCTTGAAAAATTATTTAAAGCAGCTCTGGAAGGACAAATACGACTTTTAA